One window of the Takifugu rubripes chromosome 13, fTakRub1.2, whole genome shotgun sequence genome contains the following:
- the socs4 gene encoding suppressor of cytokine signaling 4 isoform X1: protein MSEKKPKGSGTRPKCGFRSWSADSYIWRSKKRSRNGSTPSGLDSEGTEELGGRSTSCPRRRRERMCSCTTLGDGPASADNDVVCRKALSRRSLRQKFQDAMGQCLPLRSHHHIHHHHPPSSSRPFSVLFWSKRKIHVSELMQEKCPFSPKSELARCWHLIKKYAAHPTAMKDMEAPLKPSVSSSSTSPPQTPLSWDDICCSPGPGNTSLEDWDPSCPHGGAEGRCNHTDYILVPDLLQISNSPCYWGVLNRFEAEELLEGKPEGTFLLRDSAQDEYLFSVSFRRYSRSLHARIEQNDKRFSFDVHDPCVYQDSSVTGLLRHYSDPATCLFFEPLLSSPLSRTFPFSLQHLCRTLICSRTTYQGVESLPLPPQLRDYLRQYHIKCDGACAF, encoded by the coding sequence ATGTCGGAGAAGAAGCCAAAAGGTTCTGGCACTCGACCCAAATGTGGCTTCCGCAGTTGGAGTGCAGACAGCTACATCTGGAGAAGCAAGAAACGCTCTCGGAACGGGTCGACTCCCAGCGGGCTGGACTCGGAGGGGACGGAAGAGCTTGGCGGGCGGTCCACATCCTGTCCGAGGCGTCGCCGGGAGAGGATGTGTAGCTGCACCACCCTCGGGGACGGGCCGGCCTCTGCGGACAACGACGTGGTCTGTCGCAAGGCCTTGTCCCGCCGCTCACTGCGACAGAAGTTTCAGGACGCCATGGGCCAGTGCCTCCCCCTACGCTCTCATCATCacatccaccaccatcacccaccGAGCTCCTCACGACCATTTTCtgtgctgttctggtccaaacGCAAGATCCATGTCTCAGAACTCATGCAGGAAAAGTGTCCCTTCTCGCCCAAATCGGAACTGGCCCGGTGTTGGCACCTGATAAAAAAATATGCCGCCCACCCAACTGCTATGAAAGACATGGAAGCTCCACTCAAACCTAGTGTCTcatcctcctctacctccccacCACAGACCCCTCTGTCCTGGGATGACATCTGCTGTTCTCCTGGACCTGGAAATACCAGTCTGGAGGATTGGGACCCTTCTTGTCCACATGGGGGCGCAGAGGGACGCTGCAACCACACCGACTACATCCTGgttccagacctcctccagatcagcaacaGCCCCTGCTACTGGGGGGTTCTGAACCGGTTCGAGGcggaggagctcctggagggcAAACCGGAGGGCACATTTCTGCTGCGCGACTCTGCCCAGGATGAGTACCTCTTCTCGGTCAGCTTTCGTCGCTACAGTCGCTCCCTGCACGCGCGCATCGAGCAGAACGACAAGCGTTTCAGCTTTGACGTGCACGACCCGTGCGTGTACCAGGATAGCAGTGTGACAGGACTGCTGAGACACTACAGTGACCCGGCCACATGCCTCTTCTTCGAGCCGCTCCTCTCCAGTCCCCTGTCGCGCACCTTCCCTTTCTCCCTTCAGCACCTGTGCAGGACCCTGATCTGTAGCCGCACCACCTACCAAGGTGTGGAAAGTCTGCCGCTGCCTCCGCAGCTCAGGGACTACCTGCGACAATACCACATCAAATGCGATGGAGCCTGCGCTTTCTGA
- the LOC105417286 gene encoding golgin subfamily A member 6-like protein 22: protein METVPEKGDQGHLTKTMEEAMRKLRELRQENQELLHSAVTWNQEVSRLKQVLADKDKQLRSTLEMRTVDHDDTLNVLNSTMVELEERREEGAPKEDITRLEEEKVEHQRELFGREGRFMERIFKKQNICLQISNSEETPRKQLLKLEKTFKEELKVKEEEMKLQLLWNRESFMQKRSEELTKFNRELAKGEEAMRKQLSDKEHSFRDTMTELCQQWEERALQWSEKQKQLEELLEEKEKARKELEEANKLETQHLEAEICKVQDRKQYSLTEKLANKMEEWKEELKELQEENNELHRSAETRVEDIGLLKELLADQSKKVRIAIKKQQMRSVAHTNTLNVLSSTKVELEETLKKCNILKEDHAKQVEELKDDHQRELSDRGERLKEEFSKEQRKCLQKIVNTEENYKKQLQAKREKFNEELKQKEEKMRMSLLMNEENERICWSLEEK, encoded by the coding sequence ATGGAGACTGTTCCGGAAAAAGGAGATCAGGGACATCTGACAAAGACAATGGAAGAGGCGATGAGGAAGCTGAGAGAACTACGTCAGGAAAACCAGGAGCTGTTGCACTCGGCAGTGACCTGGAATCAAGAAGTCAGCCGCCTTAAACAAGTCCTGGCTGACAAAGACAAGCAGCTACGCTCGACCCTGGAGATGAGGACCGTTGATCACGACGATACTCTGAACGTGTTGAACAGCACAATGGTTGaactggaagagaggagggaagaaggCGCTCCCAAAGAAGACATCACACGGCTGGAAGAAGAGAAAGTTGAGCACCAGAGAGAGCTGTTTGGGAGGGAAGGGAGATTTATGGAGAGGATCTTTAAGAAGCAGAATATATGCTTGCAGATCTCAAACAGCGAAGAAACCCCCCGAAAGCAGCTGCTGAAGCTAGAGAAAACCTTCAAAGAAGAGCTGAAGgtgaaagaagaggagatgaagcTGCAACTCTTGTGGAATAGAGAGAGTTTTATGCAGAAGCGTTCTGAAGAGTTGACAAAGTTTAACCGAGAGCTTGCCAAAGGAGAGGAGGCCATGAGGAAGCAGCTCTCCGACAAAGAGCACAGTTTCCGGGATACCATGACTGAACTTTGTCAACAGTGGGAGGAGAGAGCACTGCAGTGGAGcgagaaacaaaaacagctggaggagctgctggaggagaaggagaaggccaGAAAGGAACTGGAGGAGGCCAACAAGCTGGAGACCCAGCATCTGGAAGCAGAGATCTGTAAAGTTCAAGATCGTAAGCAATACAGCCTCACAGAAAAActggcaaataagatggaggagtggaaggaagagctgaaggaaTTGCAAGAAGAAAACAATGAGCTTCACAGATCAGCCGAGACCAGGGTAGAGGACATTGGTCTGCTGAAAGAACTTCTGGCTGACCAAAGCAAAAAGGTCAGAATAGCCATAAAGaagcagcagatgaggagcGTCGCTCACACCAACACCCTGAACGTGTTGAGCAGCACAAAGGTTGAGCTGGAGGAGACTCTGAAAAAATGCAACATTCTCAAGGAGGACCATGCCAAACAGGTGGAAGAACTAAAGGATGACCACCAGAGAGAGCTGTCTGACAGGGGGGAGCGATTGAAGGAAGAGTTCTCCAAGGAACAGAGAAAATGTTTGCAGAAGATCGTAAACACAGAAGAAAACTACAAGAAACAGCTGCAGGCGAAGAGGGAGAAGTTTAATGaagagctgaagcagaaagaagagaagatgagGATGTCTCTCTTAATGAATGAAGAGAACGAGAGGATCTGCTGGAGCCTGGAGGAGAAGTAG
- the wdhd1 gene encoding WD repeat and HMG-box DNA-binding protein 1: MPCERKPMRYGHSEGHTEVCFDDSGKFFVTCGNDGDVRIWEGLDDDDPKFITVGEKVYSLALKNGKLVTASSNNTVQMHTFPDGDPDGILTRFTTNATHVTFNSSGSRVAAGSSDFMVKVVEVSDSSQQKTLRGHEAPVLSVAFDPKDDYLASASCDGSVVVWNIEEQTQVNSWSLMQKTNDISNAKSLCRLAWQPRAAKLLAVPVETKVNLYERGSWEHLSTLSDDLITQPVNVVAWSPCGQFLAAGCVGGSLTVWDVNSKLCVERQKHEKGFTVCCLAWHPSGSQIAYTDTEGRLGLLDGLGAPGADAVKQPAATKPAKDYDDLFDDDDDRIMDEGLSDTHSPVKRAVGGDNDDDDDDFFMPSTGRVRNRGMILDDENSLDTGSLRLGRDKFGEDDDAGGTVVPAAAPPLPSQPVYEGPLPTPPQKAFQPSSTPMHLTHRFMMWNSVGIVRSYNDEQDNAIDVEFHDTAVHHAMHLTNSLGHIMADLSQEAVLLACPSTDELASKLQCLHFSSWDTNKEWMVDLPEGEDAKALCLGQGWAAVATSSLMLRLFSIGGVQREIFSLPGPVVCMVGHGEQLLIVYHRATGFDGEQSLGVQLLQFGRRKRQIINGEPLPLSLKSYLSWLGFTAEGTPCYVDSAGLVRMLNRSLGNMWTPVCSTRETCKSKSDHYWVVGVHENPQQLRCIPCKGSRYPPTLPRPAVAILPFKLPLCQTTTEKGQMEEQYWRSVLFRNHYSFLSSSGYEIDEEGQSRSEKEEQELLMKMFALSCKLEREFRCVELAELMTHNVLSLAIRYASRSRRMALAERLSELALEKANQIQEVEPEEDEPEFCRQTSGYGYNEVSGNHYSNRNNYNEEEEELVEEDNGQEMEMEETADTRKRINPFAKEATSPVNPSLAPMNKGGILRSNPFKVQGSGKPSASSGQPRVTNILDNMTSNRKIGSLGGSAAKPSKGPVLKPLVPRPKTKTQSTLLQMTSTKAASKKEKAEPATDQQPKAPPPASNTDDAENKRPKTGFQLWLEENRKSITADQPDLEETSVIKEAMGRFRMLSAEERLSWTERAKGLTADSADLKKRKRVEGGREEAMENRREQMEEDESSAKKKKSFDSGSSKLSAFAYAKN; this comes from the exons ATGCCTTGTGAGCGGAAGCCGATGCGCTACGGTCACTCCGAGGGGCACACCGAGGTCTGCTTCGATGACTCTGGGAA GTTCTTCGTAACCTGCGGTAATGATGGAGATGTTCGAATATGGGAAGGTCTCGATGACGATGATCCAAAGTTCATCACCGTAGGGGAAAAGGTGTACTCTCTTGCCCTGAAG AATGGGAAGCTGGTAACGGCGAGCTCCAACAACACCGTGCAGATGCACACGTTTCCTGACGGTGATCCAGACGGCATCCTGACGCGGTTTACTACCAACGCCACGCATGTGACCTTTAACAGCAGCGGCTCCAGAGTGGCTGCAGGATCCAG CGACTTCatggtgaaggtggtggaggtgtCGGACAGCAGCCAACAGAAGACGCTGCGTGGCCACGAAGCGCCTGTCCTCAGCGTCGCCTTTGACCCCAAAGATGACTACCTG GCCTCTGCCAGCTGTGATGGTTCTGTGGTGGTGTGGAACATTGAGGAACAG ACGCAGGTGAACAGTTGGTCTCTGATGCAGAAGACCAATGACATCAGTAACGCCAAGTCTCTGTGTCGGCTGGCCTGGCAGCCCAGGGCGGCCAAG CTTTTGGCAGTTCCCGTGGAGACAAAGGTGAATCTGTATGAACGAGGCTCCTGGGAACACCTGAGCACTCTGTCTGATGATCTGATTACCCAG CCTGTCAACGTTGTGGCCTGGTCTCCGTGTGGCCAGTTTCTGGCAGCTGGCTGTGTGGGAGGCTCGCTTACTGTGTGGGATGTGAACAGCAAGCTGTGTGTGGAAAG ACAAAAACACGAGAAAGGCTTCACCGTTTGCTGCTTGGCCTGGCATCCGTCGGGCAGCCAGATCGCTTACACAGACACCGAGGGTCGGCTGGGGCTGCTGGACGGGCTCGGTGCCCCTGGCGCTGATGCGGTCAAG CAACCAGCAGCAACGAAACCTGCGAAGGACTACGACGACCTTTTTGACGATGATGACGACAGAATCATGGACGAAGGGCTGAGTGACACGCACTCACCGGTTAAAAGGGCCGTTGGTGGAGACAacgacgatgacgacgacgatTTCTTCATGCCTTCGACAGGCCGGGTGCGGAATAGAGGCATGATCCTGGATGACGAGAACTCTCTGG ACACGGGATCGCTGAGGCTCGGTCGGGACAAATTTGGCGAGGATGATGACGCAGGCGGCACAGTCgtgcctgcagctgctccaccgCTACCCTCTCAGCCCGTCTATGAAGGACCCCTGCCAACACCCCCGCAGAAGGCGTTTCAGCCGAGCTCCACCCCAATGCATCTTACACACCGCTTCATG ATGTGGAACTCGGTCGGCATCGTGCGGAGCTACAATGACGAGCAGGACAACGCCATTGACGTGGAGTTTCACGACACGGCTGTGCACCACGCCATGCATCTCACCAACTCTCTGGGTCACATCATGGCTGACCTTTCCCAGGAGGCAGTGCTGCTGGCGTGTCCCAGCACAGATGAGCTCGCCAG TAAGCTTCAGTGCCTCCACTTCTCTTCATGGGACACCAATAAGGAGTGGATGGTGGACCTGCCGGAGGGCGAGGACGCCAAGGCCCTGTGTCTGGGCCAGGGCTGGGCTGCGGTCGCCACCAGTTCGTTGATGCTCCGCCTTTTCTCCATTGGAGGGGTCCAGAGAGAAATCTTCAGCCTGCCAGGTCCTGTGGTGTGTATGGTCGGACATGGGGAGCAGCTGCTCATCGTTTACCACCGGG CTACTGGGTTTGATGGGGAGCAGTCTCTGggtgtgcagctgctgcagtttggTCGAAGGAAGAGGCAGATCATTAACGGCGAACCCCTTCCGCTGTCTCTCAAGTCCTACTTGTCCTGGCTTGGATTCACAGCTGAGG GAACTCCGTGCTATGTGGATTCAGCCGGGTTGGTCCGGATGCTGAACCGTTCCCTGGGTAACATGTGGACACCGGTGTGCAGCACCAGGGAAACATGCAAAAGTAAATCCGATCACTACTGGGTGGTCGGTGTGCATGAAAACCCTCAACAGCTAAG GTGTATTCCTTGTAAAGGCTCCAGGTACCCCCCCACCCTGCCCAGACCTGCTGTGGCCATCTTACCCTTCAAACTGCCTCTGTGTCAGACCACCACAGAAAAGGGTCAGATGGAG GAGCAGTACTGGCGTTCAGTCCTTTTCCGCAACCACTAcagcttcctgtcctccagcggCTACGAGATAGACGAAGAAGGACAGAGTCGGTCTgagaaggaagaacaggagCTGCTCATGAAGATGTTTGCA TTATCCTGTAAGCTGGAGAGAGAGTTTCGCTGTGTGGAGCTGGCGGAGCTCATGACACACAACGTGTTGTCTCTGGCCATTCGATATGCGTCCCGTTCAAGACGCATGGCGTTGGCTGAGCGGCTCAGTGAATTAGCCCTGGAGAAGGCCAACCAGATCCAAGAAGTAGAGCCAGAGGAAGATGAGCCCGAATTCTGCAGACAGACATCTGG GTATGGTTACAATGAGGTCTCAGGAAATCACTATAGCAACAGAAATAACTataatgaggaggaagaagagcttGTAGAGGAAGATAATGGgcaggagatggagatggaggaaacCGCTGACACAAGAAAAC GCATTAATCCCTTTGCTAAAGAAGCAACATCACCGGTGAATCCATCTCTGGCACCAA TGAACAAAGGTGGAATCCTTCGCTCAAATCCTTTTAAG GTTCAGGGCTCAGGAAAACCTTCAGCCTCATCAGGTCAGCCTCGAGTGACAAACATCCTGGACAACATGACGTCAAACAGGAAGATCGGGTCGCTTGGCGGATCTGCAGCAAAACCAAGCAAAGGTCCAGTTCTCAAACCACTGGTCCCCAGGCCCAAAACAAAG ACTCAGTCCACTCTACTGCAGATGACGAGCACAAAGGCGGCCAGTAAAAAGGAGAAGGCGGAGCCAGCTACTGATCAGCAACCCAAGGCCCCGCCTCCGGCGTCAAATACAGATGATGCCGAAAACAAGAG GCCCAAGACGGGCTTCCAGCTCTGGCTGGAGGAGAACAGGAAAAGCATCACAGCTGATCAGCCAGACCTGGAGGAGACAAGCGTCATCAAAGAGGCCATGGGACGCTTCAGGATGCTGTCTGCAGAAGAGCGACTG